The Lichenihabitans psoromatis genome contains a region encoding:
- a CDS encoding SGNH/GDSL hydrolase family protein, whose protein sequence is MRTRPVERGRLALVGLGTAALAIGYRQGASAVPSSQTLAAPRPYSDGPWARDLVTLKGDGSDESVAIKAAHDAAFALGARTLHFGPGTYNAPSAANLGNIIFIGEGTLTGAYRKQIIPAGAPNPPTFERGIRPASHLPTFIAAANPVVLILGDSITTPSDQIDASSYISRRILAKLKREYPNKTITFLERGIPTTGWSHLASASSIATLGLSPAQTVNFCPWMTDSSKTWMSYVQAAAPDLIIFHFGANTGTPSAEVVAMVAAMTQIEAFAKVPDRILITPMVPTLQNATYNPAAQQEARDQQAAIQRGYALRRNFGLIDNNRHFNMARDGRDILAQNFKQVATNFAANTSWTYTAWSHDYYLRFQLSAAQLGYLTATPISLILGIGSWADNNIEVSRTAGGNFAVLVRTTASTIAVPMFDTGIPIPASVTGYFELSIKGTFVTLAYSATTVSQGNFQTILYQGHVERFGGVFAPRVAYSNSITTSIFVNSLALSEWPLVMPTLTDAEMYGIGAGSYGSTYGGNLINHPSSIGCERIYGPMLARESFAT, encoded by the coding sequence AACCAGGCCCGTCGAGCGAGGACGGCTCGCGCTGGTCGGCCTCGGCACGGCGGCGCTCGCGATCGGGTATCGGCAGGGCGCATCGGCCGTTCCAAGCAGCCAAACACTGGCGGCCCCGCGTCCCTATTCGGACGGGCCATGGGCACGCGACCTGGTCACCCTGAAGGGTGATGGCAGTGACGAAAGTGTGGCCATCAAGGCCGCGCATGATGCCGCCTTCGCGCTTGGAGCCCGAACCTTGCACTTCGGGCCAGGCACCTACAACGCACCAAGCGCAGCTAATCTCGGCAATATCATTTTCATTGGGGAAGGGACGCTGACAGGCGCCTACCGCAAGCAGATCATCCCGGCCGGCGCGCCGAATCCGCCAACCTTTGAGCGCGGCATCCGCCCGGCCTCGCATTTGCCGACATTCATCGCAGCCGCGAACCCCGTGGTCCTGATCCTCGGCGACAGCATCACGACGCCGTCCGATCAGATCGACGCATCGAGCTACATCTCGCGCCGGATCCTCGCCAAGCTGAAACGCGAGTATCCGAATAAGACGATCACCTTCCTCGAGCGCGGCATTCCGACCACGGGATGGTCACACCTCGCATCGGCGTCGTCGATCGCAACACTCGGCCTTTCGCCCGCCCAGACCGTCAACTTTTGCCCCTGGATGACCGACAGCTCGAAGACGTGGATGAGCTACGTCCAGGCGGCGGCGCCGGATCTGATCATCTTCCACTTCGGGGCCAATACCGGCACGCCGAGCGCGGAGGTCGTGGCGATGGTTGCGGCCATGACCCAGATCGAAGCCTTCGCCAAAGTGCCGGATCGCATCCTCATCACGCCGATGGTGCCGACCCTGCAGAACGCCACCTACAATCCGGCTGCCCAACAGGAGGCGCGCGATCAGCAGGCCGCCATCCAGCGCGGCTACGCATTGCGCCGGAACTTCGGCCTGATCGACAACAACCGCCATTTCAACATGGCGCGCGATGGCCGGGACATCCTGGCGCAAAACTTTAAGCAGGTGGCGACCAACTTCGCGGCCAACACGTCCTGGACCTACACGGCCTGGTCGCACGATTATTACCTGCGGTTCCAGCTATCGGCGGCGCAGCTCGGCTATCTCACGGCGACGCCGATCTCGCTCATCCTCGGCATCGGTTCGTGGGCCGACAACAACATCGAGGTCTCGCGCACGGCGGGCGGCAATTTCGCGGTGCTGGTGCGGACCACCGCTTCGACGATCGCGGTGCCGATGTTCGATACCGGCATCCCGATCCCGGCCTCGGTCACCGGCTATTTCGAACTCTCAATCAAGGGCACCTTCGTGACGCTGGCCTATAGCGCGACAACGGTCAGCCAGGGCAATTTCCAGACGATCCTCTATCAGGGTCATGTCGAGCGGTTCGGCGGCGTCTTTGCGCCTCGCGTGGCTTACTCGAACTCGATCACCACCTCGATTTTCGTCAACTCGCTGGCGCTGTCCGAGTGGCCGCTGGTCATGCCGACCCTCACGGATGCCGAGATGTATGGCATCGGGGCCGGCTCCTACGGCTCGACCTATGGCGGTAACCTGATCAACCACCCGTCCTCGATCGGGTGCGAGCGCATCTACGGTCCGATGCTGGCCCGTGAGTCTTTCGCGACCTGA
- a CDS encoding lysozyme encodes MTLSTSAAGRATLMAREGCRLTAYRDSVGVLTIGVGHTGRATLPRVTAGMMISQTEAETIFASDLAPFEAAVKKAITRAATQNQFDAMVSLAFNIGSAGFRGSSVVRRFNAGDLGAAADAFLLWNKAGGRVVAGLAKRRAAERAQFLIGDPIQYDAACPPASLLKRLWLVFLTLRKTR; translated from the coding sequence ATGACGCTGAGCACAAGCGCGGCCGGCCGCGCGACATTGATGGCGCGGGAAGGATGCCGGCTCACGGCGTATCGCGACAGCGTCGGTGTCCTCACGATTGGGGTTGGGCACACGGGCCGCGCCACGCTGCCCCGCGTCACCGCTGGCATGATGATCTCGCAAACCGAGGCGGAGACGATTTTCGCCTCCGATCTTGCTCCATTCGAGGCGGCCGTCAAAAAAGCGATCACGCGGGCCGCGACGCAGAACCAGTTCGACGCGATGGTGAGCCTCGCGTTCAACATCGGCTCGGCTGGCTTTCGTGGATCGAGCGTCGTGCGCCGGTTCAATGCCGGCGACCTCGGCGCGGCCGCCGATGCCTTTCTGCTCTGGAACAAGGCGGGCGGACGAGTGGTTGCGGGCCTCGCCAAGCGACGGGCGGCCGAGCGCGCGCAGTTCCTGATAGGCGATCCGATCCAATATGACGCGGCGTGCCCTCCCGCGTCGCTGCTCAAGCGGCTCTGGCTGGTGTTCCTGACGCTTCGCAAGACGCGGTGA
- a CDS encoding glucan ABC transporter ATP-binding protein/ permease, producing MSSILLYLRALAVLRGDAPIAIVLVIANIALAGAQFAEPVLFGRIIDRLTRPDAQHRPATWADVTPLGLAWAGFGLFVIACSVVVALHADRLSHRNRLGVMARFFDHVLHLPLSFHSAVHSGRLLKVMLEGANGMAGLWLSFFRDHCAALVALVVLMPLSLVINWRLGSLLIGLVAVFGVLTALVLRRTEGLQGRVERYQTDFAERAADALGNIPVIQSFARIESETSAMRALIDRLLQAQMPVLSWWAFAAVATRASATLTILSIFALGLSLHFSGLATVGEIVAFMSFATMMIARLDQVVAFFNALLMQTPKLRDFFGVLDTEPVVTDRLGARDPGRLAGEVVFDHVGFTYDGKRDAVADLSFTVARGETIALVGATGSGKSTTLGLLHRVFDPGAGRITIDGIDLRDMTLAGLRRNIGVVFQEPMLFARSIDENIRIGKPDATVAEVEMALDKAQAADFVSHQPGGLQTIIGERGRSLSGGERQRLSIARALVKDPPILIFDEATSALDPATERKVQIALQAATAERTTFIIAHRLATIRNADRILMFEAGRIVETGRYEDLVARGGAFAKLAAA from the coding sequence ATGTCATCCATCCTGCTCTATCTGCGCGCACTGGCGGTGCTGCGCGGGGATGCGCCGATCGCGATCGTGCTGGTCATCGCCAACATCGCGCTCGCGGGCGCACAATTCGCCGAACCTGTTCTGTTCGGGCGCATCATCGACCGGCTGACGCGGCCGGATGCTCAACATCGCCCGGCAACCTGGGCCGACGTGACACCGCTCGGGCTCGCTTGGGCCGGCTTCGGCCTCTTCGTCATCGCTTGTTCGGTCGTGGTCGCGCTGCATGCCGATCGCTTGTCGCACCGCAACCGTCTTGGCGTGATGGCGCGTTTCTTCGACCATGTTCTGCATCTGCCACTGAGTTTTCATTCCGCAGTTCATTCGGGACGCTTGCTGAAGGTCATGCTGGAAGGGGCCAACGGCATGGCGGGGCTGTGGCTGTCGTTCTTCCGCGACCATTGTGCGGCTCTCGTTGCGCTGGTGGTGTTGATGCCGCTGTCGCTCGTGATCAATTGGCGATTAGGAAGCCTTCTTATTGGACTCGTGGCGGTGTTCGGCGTCCTGACCGCGCTGGTCCTTCGACGAACCGAGGGCCTGCAGGGCCGTGTGGAGCGATATCAAACCGACTTCGCCGAACGCGCCGCCGACGCTCTCGGCAATATCCCGGTCATCCAGAGCTTTGCCCGGATCGAATCCGAAACGTCGGCGATGCGGGCCCTCATCGATCGGTTGCTCCAGGCGCAGATGCCTGTTTTGTCCTGGTGGGCGTTTGCGGCGGTCGCGACGCGTGCCTCGGCGACGCTGACGATCCTGTCGATCTTCGCGCTTGGATTATCGCTGCATTTCTCTGGGCTCGCGACTGTCGGCGAGATCGTCGCCTTCATGAGCTTCGCCACCATGATGATCGCCCGGCTCGATCAGGTGGTGGCCTTCTTCAACGCACTCCTGATGCAGACACCGAAATTGCGCGACTTCTTCGGCGTGCTCGATACCGAGCCGGTCGTGACGGACCGACTTGGCGCACGCGACCCTGGCCGGCTCGCGGGCGAGGTCGTTTTCGACCATGTCGGGTTTACCTATGACGGCAAGCGCGACGCCGTCGCGGATCTATCCTTCACGGTGGCGCGGGGTGAAACCATTGCGCTCGTCGGGGCGACGGGATCGGGCAAATCCACCACGCTTGGATTACTCCATCGCGTTTTCGATCCAGGGGCCGGGCGGATCACGATCGATGGCATCGATCTTCGCGACATGACGCTCGCGGGTCTGCGCCGCAACATCGGCGTGGTGTTTCAAGAGCCGATGTTGTTTGCTCGCTCGATCGACGAGAATATTCGGATCGGCAAACCGGACGCGACGGTTGCAGAGGTCGAGATGGCTCTCGACAAGGCGCAGGCGGCGGATTTCGTCAGCCATCAGCCCGGTGGGCTTCAAACGATCATCGGCGAACGCGGTCGATCACTTTCGGGCGGCGAGCGCCAACGACTGTCGATCGCGCGGGCGTTGGTCAAAGATCCGCCGATCCTGATCTTCGACGAGGCGACGAGCGCGCTCGATCCTGCGACGGAACGGAAGGTCCAAATCGCGCTCCAGGCCGCCACGGCCGAACGCACCACCTTCATCATCGCGCATCGCTTGGCCACAATCCGCAACGCCGATCGCATTCTCATGTTCGAGGCGGGGCGGATCGTCGAAACCGGCCGCTATGAGGATCTCGTGGCACGCGGGGGCGCCTTCGCCAAGCTTGCGGCAGCCTGA
- a CDS encoding AAA domain-containing protein — protein MLESTPPHAVKSTRDKLVALLDYVEQVVRLDERVAFDIGEYKLADGKPVSFRSADTRALPSVRHDGHDDDGPIWLAIERLQRLEPPLPPVHLSGWIIVSNDPNKPPLVVRERRIPVDNAGRLARVAAGACADAFLPADPKPQEDDGHQPEPSYLFVLKLDDLQATEAEIERWIATVWTSWSEAEKPRRRTIVLYERLYKLLQQMEVSGSEAAIEIVWGIGTVHWHHAGRRVERPFIERRVDLELDDAASGLLRVRPTTGDATVDLKPYEDLGCPNLAQLDEVVRREIARVAADEGMSPFRRETFEPLLIAAAARLHADGVYLADEDQAIGPAGQAPTIEAGWVLFARPRTNHVVLADIDRLRVVARDPEQSIEGVSTRIVTEPSATTSDDWAPLSGILGDSPLPETADEPVGIATEVFFPKPFNDDQIEIVRRLAASDGLVVQGPPGTGKTHTIANLICHAMATGQRVLVVSRGEAALSVLRDQLPDKVRPLAIAILANERQGLQQVEGAIREIQSIVEESRPDVRRRAIAMAESEIVKLRQRIAAIDVDLDRIASVQALRIGPRQETPADLARRIASEREAYAWFMDRPIAYASETVLQDADLRDLSGARRRVADLIDHRSAVLPSPADLPNADEVAGWHAMLLRGGELAETAAQGPARGMRLGMSDIASAEHLADALDGLARSREALPLDHWLHPFLLGRGVGASGPWFDLFAKLCADWLDCDAARARIATHAVDLPPGLLDDAEARAAIARVVRGDRLWSMFSIGKAQAKALIASIRLRGSPIKEDDEAGWRLVEARIELALHARDLDARWRAFAADVGAGPSDGATLPTAARAMQHLRQARDAFRDLPGLPSTAPAFDAIAADPAQARALAAQLRQAIEAVRLETIRSTTVRIAALFDEGEERTTVMARRFFADVLGRESVDATRIGPAWRSLLARLTHLHERASDFVTINRVTTGIMEAGAPLWAARLRDEPARADADPLISMAWRETWDFAAADAHLARIDARAQLMSLANQRAEHERNCARLFVELVRERTFYTLERRLSPSVKSALVEFVRALGRLGKGTGKGAGRQRRAAQDAMRRCYNAVPCWIMPTWRVAEQIPSDLAAFDLVILDEASQSDVTELPAILRGKKILVVGDDRQVSPMAPFVSQGRIDQLRQRYLRGLPFQSLLEPGESLYTLMQAVFPNERLMLKEHFRCVEPIIRFSMQFYPETLLPLRIPAATERLDPPLIAIYVPHGTREKSRKINRAEADVIVDEIVALTATKGMERRTIGMISLIGGDQADLVRSLLSDRLGAELMQRHAILCGDSATFQGNERDIMFLSMVADRTHRTALTMRRYEQRFNVAMSRARDRVVLVHSVERADLNPADLKARLLAHFDDPMPLGAARHIGDPLDRCESGFERDVMSRLLGLGYHVEPQVGALGFRIDMVVEGEGGRRLAVECDGDSFHGPERWREDMRRQRILERVGWRFWRCFASSFYADPDGTLADLTAALARYGIEPRPVGQERAFQTAFVERRIATVPATAADPSVQAELPLAQPENDVLTNSALQRTAGLNDRIVLTFADDKKPRSLLLTDGPEDVGRGLIFIDSPLGRTLAGREEDDEIELMLDGAIRKAMVERIEAASHIGAAE, from the coding sequence ATGCTGGAATCAACGCCGCCCCATGCCGTGAAGAGCACACGCGATAAGCTCGTCGCCCTGCTGGATTACGTCGAGCAGGTTGTCCGTCTCGATGAACGGGTGGCGTTCGACATCGGCGAATACAAGCTCGCGGATGGCAAGCCGGTCAGCTTCCGCTCGGCCGATACGCGCGCGCTCCCCAGCGTTCGCCACGACGGCCACGACGACGACGGGCCGATCTGGCTCGCAATCGAGCGCTTGCAGCGGCTTGAGCCCCCTCTGCCGCCAGTCCATCTCTCGGGTTGGATCATCGTCTCGAACGATCCGAACAAGCCGCCCCTCGTCGTTCGCGAGCGGCGTATTCCGGTTGACAACGCCGGGCGACTCGCTCGCGTCGCGGCTGGCGCTTGCGCCGACGCCTTTCTTCCGGCCGACCCCAAGCCGCAAGAAGACGACGGACATCAGCCCGAGCCGAGCTATTTGTTCGTTCTGAAGCTCGACGATCTGCAAGCTACTGAAGCCGAGATCGAGCGATGGATCGCGACCGTCTGGACGTCGTGGTCGGAAGCCGAAAAGCCGCGGCGCCGAACAATCGTGCTCTATGAGCGGCTTTATAAACTCCTGCAGCAGATGGAGGTGAGCGGCAGCGAGGCTGCGATCGAAATCGTGTGGGGGATTGGCACCGTTCACTGGCATCATGCCGGTCGCCGCGTCGAGCGCCCTTTCATCGAGCGGCGGGTCGATCTCGAGCTCGACGATGCGGCGAGCGGCTTGCTACGCGTTCGGCCGACCACGGGCGACGCTACGGTCGATCTCAAGCCCTATGAGGATCTCGGCTGCCCGAACCTTGCCCAACTCGACGAAGTGGTCCGCCGCGAGATCGCGCGCGTCGCGGCCGACGAAGGGATGTCGCCGTTCCGGCGGGAGACTTTCGAGCCCTTGCTGATCGCGGCGGCGGCTCGCCTCCATGCCGACGGCGTCTATCTGGCCGACGAGGATCAAGCCATCGGTCCGGCGGGTCAAGCCCCGACGATCGAGGCCGGCTGGGTGCTGTTCGCGCGGCCTCGCACCAACCATGTGGTTTTGGCCGATATCGACCGCCTCCGCGTCGTGGCGCGCGATCCTGAGCAGTCAATCGAGGGCGTGTCGACCCGGATCGTCACCGAGCCATCCGCTACGACAAGCGACGACTGGGCGCCGCTGAGCGGAATCTTGGGCGACAGCCCGCTGCCCGAAACCGCCGACGAGCCGGTCGGCATCGCCACGGAAGTTTTTTTTCCGAAGCCGTTCAACGACGACCAGATCGAGATCGTTCGCCGCCTCGCGGCCTCCGACGGGCTCGTGGTGCAAGGACCGCCCGGCACGGGCAAGACGCATACGATCGCCAATCTGATCTGCCACGCCATGGCGACCGGTCAGCGCGTTCTGGTCGTGTCACGCGGAGAAGCGGCGCTCTCGGTCCTCCGCGATCAATTGCCCGATAAGGTGCGACCCCTCGCGATCGCCATTCTGGCGAACGAACGCCAAGGGCTGCAACAGGTCGAAGGCGCGATCCGCGAAATCCAATCGATCGTCGAGGAAAGTCGACCGGATGTGCGCCGCCGCGCCATCGCCATGGCCGAAAGCGAAATCGTCAAGCTCCGCCAGCGAATCGCCGCAATCGATGTCGACCTCGATCGGATCGCCTCGGTACAGGCGTTGCGGATCGGCCCTCGGCAGGAAACGCCAGCCGATCTGGCGCGGAGGATCGCGAGTGAGCGCGAGGCATACGCCTGGTTCATGGATCGGCCGATCGCCTATGCGAGCGAAACGGTCCTCCAGGATGCAGACCTTCGCGACCTCTCAGGCGCGCGGCGGCGGGTCGCGGACCTGATCGACCACCGCAGCGCCGTGCTACCCTCGCCCGCCGACCTCCCGAACGCCGACGAGGTGGCGGGCTGGCACGCCATGCTGCTGCGCGGCGGCGAACTTGCCGAGACAGCCGCGCAAGGACCGGCGCGCGGGATGCGGCTCGGGATGAGCGACATCGCCTCGGCCGAACATCTCGCGGACGCCCTCGACGGCTTGGCGCGCTCGCGCGAGGCGCTGCCGCTCGATCATTGGCTGCATCCTTTTCTGCTCGGACGCGGGGTCGGTGCGTCCGGCCCGTGGTTCGACCTCTTCGCGAAACTCTGCGCCGACTGGCTCGATTGCGATGCGGCGCGAGCCAGAATTGCAACCCACGCGGTCGACCTGCCGCCCGGGCTTCTCGACGATGCAGAGGCACGCGCCGCGATCGCCCGTGTGGTCCGCGGTGATCGTCTGTGGTCGATGTTCTCGATCGGAAAGGCGCAAGCCAAGGCGCTCATCGCCTCAATCCGGCTGCGGGGATCGCCCATCAAGGAGGACGACGAAGCAGGGTGGCGACTTGTGGAGGCGAGGATCGAGCTTGCGCTGCACGCACGCGACCTCGACGCGCGATGGCGCGCCTTTGCGGCCGACGTCGGCGCCGGACCCAGCGACGGCGCGACACTGCCGACTGCAGCACGAGCGATGCAACACCTGAGGCAGGCCCGCGATGCCTTCCGTGACCTGCCTGGCCTGCCGTCGACAGCTCCCGCCTTCGACGCGATCGCGGCCGACCCGGCGCAGGCGCGAGCGCTTGCGGCCCAGCTTCGCCAAGCCATCGAGGCCGTCCGCCTCGAAACGATACGATCGACCACTGTCCGCATCGCGGCGCTCTTCGACGAGGGCGAGGAGCGAACCACCGTCATGGCAAGGCGCTTCTTCGCCGATGTGCTCGGCCGCGAGTCGGTCGATGCCACCCGGATCGGGCCGGCCTGGAGGTCGCTTCTGGCGCGCCTGACCCATCTCCACGAACGAGCCAGCGATTTCGTCACCATCAACCGCGTGACGACCGGTATCATGGAGGCTGGTGCGCCATTATGGGCAGCCCGTCTTCGCGACGAACCCGCTCGAGCGGACGCGGACCCGCTGATCTCCATGGCATGGCGCGAGACGTGGGACTTTGCGGCCGCCGACGCTCATCTGGCGCGGATCGATGCGCGCGCTCAGCTCATGTCGCTCGCCAACCAGCGCGCCGAACATGAACGCAATTGCGCCCGCTTGTTCGTGGAGCTCGTCCGCGAGCGCACCTTCTACACGCTGGAGCGGCGGCTCTCGCCTTCGGTGAAATCCGCTCTCGTGGAATTCGTTCGCGCGCTCGGGCGGCTCGGGAAAGGCACCGGTAAGGGCGCCGGGCGGCAGCGTCGGGCCGCACAGGACGCCATGCGGCGTTGCTACAATGCCGTTCCGTGCTGGATCATGCCGACCTGGCGGGTCGCCGAGCAGATTCCATCCGATCTTGCGGCCTTCGATCTCGTGATCCTCGACGAAGCCTCGCAGTCGGACGTGACCGAGCTGCCGGCTATTCTACGGGGCAAGAAGATCCTCGTGGTCGGCGACGACCGACAGGTGAGCCCAATGGCGCCATTCGTCTCGCAGGGGCGAATCGACCAATTGCGCCAACGCTATCTGCGCGGCTTGCCGTTCCAGAGCCTGCTGGAGCCTGGCGAAAGCCTCTACACGCTGATGCAGGCGGTGTTTCCGAACGAGCGATTGATGCTGAAGGAACATTTCCGCTGCGTCGAGCCGATCATCCGCTTCTCGATGCAGTTCTATCCCGAAACGCTGCTGCCGCTGCGGATACCCGCCGCGACCGAGCGGCTCGATCCGCCGCTGATCGCAATTTATGTCCCGCATGGCACGCGCGAGAAATCCCGGAAGATCAATCGCGCGGAAGCCGACGTGATCGTCGACGAGATCGTCGCCTTAACCGCAACCAAGGGCATGGAGCGACGAACGATCGGTATGATCTCGCTGATCGGCGGCGATCAGGCCGATCTCGTCAGGAGCCTGTTGTCGGATCGCCTCGGAGCCGAGTTGATGCAGCGGCACGCGATCCTCTGCGGCGACAGCGCCACGTTCCAGGGCAACGAACGCGACATCATGTTTCTGTCGATGGTGGCGGACCGGACCCATCGCACGGCACTCACGATGCGCCGCTACGAGCAGCGGTTCAACGTCGCGATGTCGCGCGCGCGGGACAGGGTCGTGCTGGTGCACTCGGTCGAACGGGCGGATCTCAATCCGGCTGACCTGAAAGCACGGCTCCTGGCGCATTTCGATGACCCGATGCCACTCGGCGCGGCTCGGCACATCGGCGACCCGCTCGACCGATGCGAGTCGGGATTCGAGCGCGATGTCATGAGCCGCCTGTTGGGCCTCGGTTATCATGTGGAGCCGCAGGTCGGTGCGCTGGGGTTCCGGATCGATATGGTGGTCGAGGGCGAGGGTGGCCGGCGGCTCGCCGTGGAATGCGACGGCGACAGCTTTCACGGACCCGAGCGCTGGCGCGAGGATATGCGCCGGCAGCGTATTTTAGAGCGGGTGGGCTGGCGTTTCTGGCGTTGCTTCGCCTCGAGCTTCTATGCCGATCCAGACGGCACGCTGGCAGATCTCACGGCTGCCCTGGCGCGCTATGGCATCGAACCGAGGCCCGTTGGGCAGGAGCGTGCTTTCCAAACCGCCTTCGTGGAACGGCGCATCGCGACCGTCCCCGCCACGGCCGCAGATCCTTCCGTTCAGGCCGAATTACCGCTTGCTCAACCCGAAAACGACGTGCTGACAAACAGTGCGTTGCAGCGCACCGCAGGGCTGAACGACCGTATCGTGCTCACCTTCGCCGATGACAAGAAACCGCGCTCTTTGTTGCTGACAGACGGGCCGGAGGACGTCGGACGGGGATTGATCTTCATCGACTCGCCGCTCGGCCGCACCTTGGCCGGGCGCGAGGAGGACGACGAAATCGAACTCATGCTTGATGGCGCGATCCGCAAGGCGATGGTGGAGCGAATCGAAGCGGCATCGCACATCGGCGCCGCCGAGTGA